In the genome of Raphanus sativus cultivar WK10039 chromosome 4, ASM80110v3, whole genome shotgun sequence, one region contains:
- the LOC108852610 gene encoding protein KINESIN LIGHT CHAIN-RELATED 1 translates to MKSLSISLIRRLQFHKFKPIPPLLRLNHISDTASSSSSSSSLLSSSRTIFTHSKLYPPIVNNHHFWDKNNNPCRNLNTHADEPPPAEEAIIDQEKLDLEEAFESATTTEDMVRLFKQMELSFQGNELGLSALKLGLHLDREGDDPETVLSYAEKALRSFDVATGDNKPTLLTAMALQLMGSANYGLKRFSDGLGYLNRANRILVKLEKDNDCNPEDVRPVLHAVQLELANVKNAMGRREEAIENLKKSLEIKEVTFEEGSKEIAAVYRSLADAYVAVLNFDEALPYALKAVEIHKKELGSNSAEVANGRRVLGVIYSGLEMHDKALEQNRLARRVLKNWGMKVELVRAEIDAANMKVALGKYDEAIEVLRGVVEETEEGSEMRGMVFISMSKALVNQQKFAEAKKCLELACEILEKKEGSSSSSSLVEVAEAYSEVAMQYESMNEFEIAISLLQRTLSILEKLPQEQHSEGSVAARIGWLLLFSGRVSQAVPYLESAAERLKESFGAKHFGVGYVYNNLGAAYLELGRPQSAAQMFAVAKDIMDVSLGPNHVDSIDACQNLSKAYAGMGNYSLAVEFQQQVIKAWDNHGDSAKDEMKEAKKLFEELRLKARGGGVSTDKVSTKALPLPKK, encoded by the exons ATGAAAAGTCTCTCGATTTCTCTAATCCGTCGCCTCCAATTCCACAAATTCAAACCAATCCCACCTCTACTCCGCCTAAACCACATCTCCGACActgcttcctcttcctcctcctcctcttctctcctctcctcaTCACGAACAATCTTCACTCACTCCAAACTCTATCCCCCGATCGTCAACAACCACCACTTCTGGGACAAGAACAACAACCCATGCCGAAACCTAAACACCCACGCCGACGAACCTCCGCCGGCGGAGGAGGCAATAATAGACCAAGAGAAACTCGATCTCGAGGAAGCCTTCGAGTCAGCGACCACCACCGAGGACATGGTCCGTCTCTTCAAGCAGATGGAGCTCTCCTTCCAAGGAAACGAGCTAGGCTTATCCGCTCTCAAACTAGGTCTCCACCTCGACCGAGAAGGCGACGATCCCGAAACGGTCCTCTCTTACGCCGAGAAAGCCCTCAGATCGTTCGACGTAGCAACCGGAGATAACAAACCGACTCTCCTTACCGCCATGGCTTTGCAGCTAATGGGATCCGCTAATTACGGTTTAAAACGGTTTAGCGACGGTTTGGGTTATTTAAACAGAGCGAACCGGATTCTCGTTAAATTAGAGAAGGATAACGACTGTAATCCGGAGGACGTTAGGCCGGTTCTCCACGCGGTACAGCTGGAGCTAGCGAACGTGAAGAACGCGATGGGGAGGAGAGAGGAAGCGATCGAGAATCTAAAGAAGAGTCTCGAGATCAAAGAGGTGACTTTCGAGGAAGGGAGCAAAGAGATCGCCGCCGTGTACAGGAGCTTAGCTGATGCTTACGTGGCGGTTTTGAATTTCGACGAGGCGTTGCCTTACGCGCTAAAGGCGGTTGAGATACACAAGAAGGAGCTTGGGAGCAACTCTGCTGAGGTGGCGAATGGTAGGAGAGTTCTCGGTGTGATCTACAGTGGTTTGGAGATGCATGACAAGGCCTTGGAGCAGAACAGGCTTGCGAGGAGGGTGTTGAAGAATTGGGGGATGAAGGTTGAGCTTGTTCGCGCGGAGATAGACGCTGCGAATATGAAGGTCGCGTTGGGGAAGTACGATGAGGCTATAGAGGTGTTGAGAGGGGTTGTTGAGGAGACGGAGGAGGGTAGTGAGATGAGGGGGATGGTGTTTATATCCATGTCGAAAGCGCTTGTGAACCAGCAGAAGTTTGCTGAGGCCAAGAAGTGTCTTGAGCTCGCTtgtgagatcttggagaagaaggaaggttcttcctcttcttcttcccttgTTGAAGTGGCTGAAGCCTACTCTGAGGTGGCGATGCAGTACGAGTCGATGAACGAGTTCGAGATAGCGATATCGTTGTTGCAGAGAACTTTAAGTATATTAGAGAAGCTTCCTCAGGAGCAGCACTCGGAAGGGAGCGTTGCGGCGAGGATCGGTTGGTTGCTTTTGTTCTCAGGGAGAGTCTCTCAGGCGGTGCCTTATTTGGAAAGCGCGGCGGAGAGGTTGAAGGAGAGCTTCGGTGCTAAACATTTTGGAGTTGGGTATGTTTATAACAATCTCGGCGCGGCTTATTTGGAATTGGGGAGGCCTCAGTCCGCTGCGCAGATGTTTGCTGTTGCGAAAGACATTATGGATGTTTCGCTTGGTCCGAACCATGTTGATTCGATCGATGCTTGTCAGAATCTCTCCAAGGCTTATGCCGGGATGGGGAA CTATAGCCTTGCAGTGGAGTTTCAGCAGCAGGTAATCAAAGCTTGGGATAATCATGGAGATAGCGCGAAAGATGAAATGAAAGAAGCGAAAAAGCTTTTTGAGGAATTGCGTTTGAAGGCTCGTGGTGGTGGTGTTTCAACGGATAAGGTTTCTACGAAGGCGTTACCTTTGCCTAAGAAGTGA